The Exiguobacterium sp. FSL W8-0210 genome has a window encoding:
- the tagD gene encoding glycerol-3-phosphate cytidylyltransferase: MKKVITYGTFDLLHWGHINILRRAKEMGDYLVVAISTDEFNRLKHKEAYHNYENRKMILEAIRYVDEVIPENDWEQKIQDVQNHGIDLFVMGDDWAGEFDFLKDYCEVVYLSRTEGISTSQIKNELSEK, from the coding sequence ATGAAAAAAGTGATTACTTATGGTACGTTTGATTTATTGCACTGGGGACACATCAATATTCTAAGAAGAGCAAAAGAAATGGGCGATTATTTAGTAGTTGCGATTTCTACAGATGAATTCAATCGATTAAAACATAAGGAAGCGTACCATAACTATGAAAATCGGAAAATGATATTAGAAGCAATCCGATATGTAGATGAAGTCATTCCAGAAAATGATTGGGAACAAAAAATTCAAGACGTTCAAAACCATGGTATCGATCTATTTGTTATGGGTGATGACTGGGCGGGAGAATTTGATTTTCTAAAAGATTATTGTGAAGTCGTATATTTAAGCAGAACTGAAGGGATTTCGACTAGCCAGATAAAGAATGAATTAAGTGAGAAATGA
- a CDS encoding acyltransferase family protein, which translates to MNERNIKELGLQKRIDIESKFRPEIEGLRVVAALLVAIYHIWFNRVSGGVDVFFVISGFLITTSIISTINRTGEFKFLPYVTKLLKRLLPSVLFILAVVLILSTFLLPESILGKTIREVVASMFFYQNWQLAISSTDYLDATQMKSPVEHFWALSIQGQFYLIWFVLFSFILWMMNKYQIKSIKTVINMILGVLFVTSLSYSIYLTEVNQPWAYFITMTRVWEFALGSLLCINLSAIRVPKWIAVIIGWLGLVGLIATGILFNVSQMFPGYIALWPMTCALFIVLSGTQDTRFGLKRFLGSKPMVKLGGIAFGIYLWHWVLLEFYRYNVQQTPGLLMGSLIIVSSIALSYLMTEWIEKPIRTATVNQIAFKKLEAMMGVNILLIGSLLGMSYMQEQELKKQVSSDRYPGAMAIKNALNVSEENPFPSYANVFNDLPLVHTDGSNQGLKDSDVKVGQYGKKKDYKATIALVGSSHSEQWFGALHEAVKGTDIRLINLTRSGTRFSTGYEPDSLKGTWNQNVLDYLKDADVDLIISHVTAADASKDRIHQQMIDQMQFVKDEYGIDGLALRDNPRYDFNVLEALETSSIEDTTKKMNAQDNQTDEAFWKNFEKTNKSLYKMDLTRYFHVKGEYRPVIGNVVIYRDNSHMTNTYAKSFGPLFKEKITEVLSEKLGSK; encoded by the coding sequence ATGAACGAACGTAATATAAAAGAACTGGGGCTGCAGAAGCGCATTGATATTGAAAGTAAATTTAGACCAGAAATCGAAGGGTTACGAGTCGTAGCAGCACTTCTCGTTGCGATTTACCATATTTGGTTTAACCGCGTCTCGGGAGGCGTCGATGTTTTCTTTGTTATCTCAGGGTTCTTAATTACAACATCAATCATTTCGACAATCAATCGAACGGGTGAGTTTAAGTTTCTGCCGTATGTGACGAAATTGCTTAAGCGTTTATTACCTTCCGTTTTATTTATACTGGCGGTCGTATTAATCTTAAGTACCTTTCTTTTACCAGAGTCGATTCTTGGAAAAACGATACGAGAAGTCGTCGCGTCGATGTTTTTCTATCAGAACTGGCAATTAGCAATCTCGAGTACCGATTATTTAGATGCTACTCAGATGAAGTCCCCGGTCGAGCATTTTTGGGCATTATCGATTCAAGGTCAATTCTATTTGATTTGGTTCGTATTGTTCTCTTTCATTTTATGGATGATGAACAAATATCAGATCAAGTCGATTAAAACTGTGATCAATATGATCTTGGGTGTTTTGTTTGTTACGTCATTGTCGTATTCGATTTATCTGACTGAGGTAAATCAACCATGGGCGTATTTCATTACGATGACGCGTGTGTGGGAATTTGCGTTGGGTAGTTTGTTGTGTATCAATCTCTCAGCAATCCGTGTTCCGAAATGGATTGCGGTGATCATTGGTTGGCTAGGACTCGTTGGTTTAATTGCGACGGGTATCCTCTTCAACGTGTCACAAATGTTTCCAGGATACATCGCACTGTGGCCGATGACGTGTGCTTTATTTATCGTTCTTTCAGGCACGCAGGATACACGTTTCGGTCTGAAGCGTTTTCTTGGCTCTAAACCGATGGTGAAGCTAGGAGGCATCGCGTTCGGTATTTATTTATGGCATTGGGTGCTGCTTGAATTTTACCGCTACAACGTACAACAAACGCCAGGTCTTTTGATGGGATCACTCATTATCGTATCTTCGATTGCTTTATCCTATTTAATGACCGAATGGATTGAAAAGCCGATTCGAACAGCTACTGTAAATCAAATTGCCTTTAAAAAGCTAGAGGCGATGATGGGAGTAAATATTCTCTTGATTGGTTCATTGCTCGGCATGTCATACATGCAGGAACAGGAATTGAAAAAGCAAGTGAGTAGTGATCGCTATCCTGGTGCTATGGCGATCAAGAACGCATTAAATGTTTCGGAAGAAAATCCGTTCCCTTCATATGCGAATGTTTTCAACGATTTACCGCTTGTCCATACAGATGGCAGTAACCAAGGATTGAAAGACAGTGATGTCAAAGTTGGTCAATATGGGAAGAAGAAGGATTATAAAGCAACCATCGCACTTGTCGGTAGCTCACACTCAGAGCAATGGTTTGGTGCCTTGCATGAAGCCGTCAAGGGAACAGATATCCGACTCATCAACTTAACGCGATCGGGAACACGCTTTTCGACGGGGTATGAACCAGACTCACTAAAAGGAACTTGGAATCAGAATGTCCTCGACTATTTAAAAGATGCTGATGTTGATTTGATTATTTCTCACGTCACGGCAGCGGATGCTTCAAAAGATCGGATTCATCAACAAATGATTGATCAAATGCAATTTGTGAAAGATGAGTACGGAATCGACGGCTTGGCATTGCGTGATAATCCACGGTATGACTTTAACGTTCTCGAAGCTCTCGAAACCTCCAGCATTGAGGACACGACGAAAAAAATGAATGCTCAAGATAATCAAACGGATGAAGCATTTTGGAAAAACTTCGAAAAAACGAATAAATCACTTTATAAAATGGATTTGACACGCTATTTCCACGTGAAGGGTGAATATCGTCCAGTTATCGGTAATGTCGTCATTTATCGCGATAACAGTCATATGACTAACACGTACGCGAAAAGTTTCGGACCTTTATTTAAAGAAAAGATTACTGAAGTCTTGAGTGAAAAATTAGGTAGTAAGTAA
- the galU gene encoding UTP--glucose-1-phosphate uridylyltransferase GalU — MKKITKAIIPAAGLGTRFLPATKAMPKEMLPIIDKPTIQYIVEEAARAGIEDIIIVTGKHKRAIEDHFDNQGELEATLEKTNKLELLEKVRFSTNLANIFYVRQKEQKGLGHAILTAKQFIGDEPFAVLLGDDIVDSEVPAIQQLMEVYEQTEKSVIGVQEVKAEDTSRYGIIDPKKQEGRLYDVKKFVEKPAPGTAPSNLAIMGRYVLTPDIFAYLQNQEEGAGGEIQLTDAIERLNADNQVYAYDFEGNRYDVGEKLGFVKTTIEYALKDAEMQTELKAFIKGLNL, encoded by the coding sequence ATGAAAAAGATTACTAAAGCAATCATCCCAGCAGCAGGACTCGGTACACGCTTTCTTCCAGCTACGAAAGCCATGCCAAAAGAAATGTTACCTATCATTGACAAACCAACGATTCAATACATTGTTGAGGAAGCTGCGCGAGCAGGGATTGAAGATATCATCATTGTCACTGGAAAGCACAAACGCGCAATTGAGGATCATTTTGATAATCAAGGTGAATTAGAGGCTACTTTAGAAAAAACGAATAAGCTTGAACTACTGGAGAAGGTTCGCTTTTCGACAAACCTAGCAAATATCTTTTATGTGCGCCAAAAAGAGCAAAAGGGACTAGGACACGCTATCTTGACCGCTAAGCAGTTTATCGGTGACGAACCATTTGCTGTGCTACTTGGTGATGATATTGTCGATTCGGAAGTACCGGCGATTCAGCAACTGATGGAAGTCTATGAGCAGACGGAGAAATCGGTTATCGGTGTTCAAGAGGTAAAAGCGGAAGATACATCGCGATATGGCATCATTGATCCGAAAAAACAAGAAGGTAGACTTTACGATGTGAAAAAATTCGTCGAGAAACCTGCTCCAGGAACGGCACCTTCGAATCTTGCCATTATGGGTAGATACGTTCTGACACCAGACATTTTTGCTTATCTGCAAAATCAAGAAGAAGGTGCAGGAGGAGAAATCCAACTAACAGATGCAATTGAACGCTTGAATGCTGACAATCAAGTATATGCTTACGATTTTGAAGGCAATCGTTATGACGTGGGAGAAAAACTAGGTTTTGTTAAAACGACAATCGAATATGCGTTGAAAGATGCAGAAATGCAAACAGAACTCAAAGCGTTCATTAAAGGATTAAATCTATAA
- a CDS encoding glycosyltransferase, producing MLYTITSTLPPKHGGRTKALLSRIALIENELNEYSTIVTTNYNANYPTVYDQFRKDGKAGSQVKFDNLYDWLSGRQLFKIPTSRFLNKAIKVTTDRSMPGLKSVEKGDVVRYYDQESYVLYRKYQPNTNILEIEDFMSEVSRKKTERWEYNAYGELHRKTIYSPTYHGKLVEEFYDTAGSVYCRKFYSDEVKPSLILISLYRDGRMMKSFKKEKELFAYYFNHLFKDEDIVFVDARLLDRPILDVTANIKRVFVLHNSHLDGEELKSSYKSALLESEKITRYLVLTQHQKEDILAQFDIPEEKMAVVPHFIQPESNLASVFIKDQFCFIGRFGLQKQMDHLLKSYALFKQSGHETKLVLYGMDEQGQLAMMVELIDELGIRESVEIHSYTENPSQVFRESKASLLTSEFEGFGLTVMESINVGCPVISYDVKYGPREIIRHGENGYLVPANDIEAFAQAMVHCIEHPLQDVRTQETLFKSTAVQNYDQLIKELKK from the coding sequence ATGCTATACACCATCACGTCAACCTTACCTCCAAAACACGGAGGAAGAACGAAAGCTCTTTTAAGTCGGATTGCCTTAATTGAAAATGAATTAAATGAATACTCTACTATTGTCACGACCAATTACAACGCCAATTATCCGACCGTTTACGACCAGTTTCGTAAAGACGGTAAGGCTGGTTCACAAGTGAAGTTTGACAATTTATATGATTGGTTATCTGGACGTCAACTATTTAAGATTCCGACCAGTCGATTTCTAAATAAAGCGATTAAAGTGACAACGGATCGTTCGATGCCAGGGTTAAAAAGTGTTGAGAAAGGTGATGTCGTTCGATATTACGATCAAGAAAGCTATGTTTTATATCGAAAATACCAACCAAATACAAATATTTTAGAAATTGAAGACTTCATGAGTGAGGTTTCCCGAAAGAAAACAGAACGCTGGGAATACAATGCTTATGGAGAATTACATCGGAAGACTATTTACTCGCCAACGTATCACGGAAAACTCGTCGAAGAATTTTATGATACCGCTGGTTCAGTTTACTGTAGAAAATTCTATAGCGATGAGGTAAAACCAAGTCTTATCTTGATTAGTTTGTATCGAGATGGTCGTATGATGAAATCGTTTAAAAAAGAAAAAGAGCTATTTGCATATTACTTCAATCATTTGTTTAAAGACGAAGACATTGTGTTCGTCGATGCACGATTGTTGGATCGTCCAATTTTAGATGTTACTGCAAATATCAAGCGAGTATTTGTTCTTCATAACTCACACTTAGATGGTGAAGAATTAAAATCTTCTTATAAAAGTGCATTGTTAGAATCTGAAAAGATCACACGATACCTTGTGCTTACGCAACATCAGAAAGAAGATATTTTAGCACAATTCGATATTCCTGAAGAAAAGATGGCAGTCGTTCCTCATTTCATACAGCCAGAATCAAATCTAGCATCTGTTTTTATCAAAGATCAGTTTTGCTTCATTGGACGCTTTGGATTACAAAAACAAATGGATCACTTACTCAAAAGCTATGCCCTATTCAAACAATCAGGACATGAAACAAAATTAGTCTTATACGGCATGGACGAACAAGGGCAGTTAGCGATGATGGTAGAGTTAATTGATGAATTAGGCATCCGAGAGAGTGTCGAAATTCATAGCTATACAGAAAATCCGAGTCAAGTATTCCGTGAATCCAAAGCTTCGCTCTTAACAAGTGAGTTTGAAGGATTTGGTCTAACTGTCATGGAGAGTATCAATGTCGGATGTCCGGTGATTTCATATGATGTAAAGTATGGACCACGTGAGATCATTCGCCATGGTGAAAATGGTTATCTCGTTCCGGCAAACGATATTGAAGCGTTTGCTCAAGCGATGGTTCACTGTATAGAACATCCACTTCAAGATGTTCGGACACAAGAAACGTTGTTCAAGTCGACAGCGGTTCAGAATTATGATCAATTAATCAAAGAATTAAAAAAATAA